The Aeoliella mucimassa genome includes the window GCGGCGGCAAGCTGGGGGGGGCAACTTCACCCCCCAGCAATCGCCGAACGGCTCGACCGTCCGCGAAGCACCGAGAGTAACAGTCTCGGCCACTACCACCCCTCCCCGGAACCGAATTAACCTCCAAGCACCGGGGAGGGGCATTTTGTTCCTCATGACCTCTATCGCTTCTAGAAGAAAGACGAACCAGCATGGCTAGCGCACGAGCATTGCGAGCTGAACGCCAACGCATGGGCGAAGCGGATCGAGAAAGCGAGTGCCGAAGGGAAGCCCTACCTGATAGCGGGCGTTGAGGTCGAATACGAAATTAATGGCGAGCTTAATGCCCATTACAAGCCAACTCCAAGATTGACATGGGCAGGTCACGACTTCCTAGATTCGATCCGAAGCAATGAGGTCTGGAACGACACAAAGAAGAGCATCGCTAATGCCGGCGTGGGGGTAACTCTGGCGATCATTACTGAGCTAGCCAAGACATGCATAAAGCAGAAGCTTGGTCTCGAATAACCGCCCCAACCGTTTTCCGAGGATTGCGCGGGTGTACGTACACCCGTCGGGGGCTATTTTTGGCTATTTTTGGGTACTTGTACACCTGAGCCAAAAACGCGAGAAGCCTATAAAACCAGGGGGAAACGGACAAAAGAGAATCGCTAGAGTCGATTAAAAGTCCGTTGCTCTACCAACTGAGCTACAGGGTCAAACCCCGTTTTTCACGGGATTTGTTGCTTTCCGCTGCCTTGGGGGACAAAAACTCGTCCTCCAGTTCGGCGAAAAACGACGCCCTGTCGGCCAAGACCGCAGGGCGTTTGGTTAGCAATTGCTGCGTGAAGCATTCTAGCAAGCTTTTGGAGTACGACAAACCCCGTCTAGCCCACGCCTACACAGTATTTTTAGAGCATTTGCGGGCTGGGAAGGTTCGCCGATAGGGCAAAAGAAATTGGCCCCCCGACAGCGACGGAGCTCAGTCGCTGGCTCCTGACCTTGGGGGGCCAAACTTCGCAGGAGTCTATTGGGCCCAGCGTTGGCCATTTCCGCGAGCACCGCGGTAGCCATTGCCTTGCATGCCACGGCCGCGGCCCTGGCCCATTCCCCGACCACCTGCTTGATTCATGGCCGGTTTCCAATCCTGGCTCTGATAACGCCAGCAAGGTTGTCCGTTGCCTCGCCCTTGGCCATATCCCTGACCAAAGCCTTGGCCACGTCCTTGACCGTACGCCGGTCCAAATACTTGACCGCGACCTTGGCCGAAGCCCTGTCCTCGACCAGCGCCGGCAGCCCAGATCGGACGCAAGGAGTCTTGGCGGAACTCGACAATTTGGCCATCGATATCAATACTCTTGGCAACCAGTGAGTCTTCCGGCAAGTCAGCGGTTCGGAACCCGACGATCGTGACTTCTTGACCAACCACGATGTCGCCGACCAGTTCATCGACCACCGCTTGTGGTCCGAGGTGAACATTCACTGTCGTTTCGTCGTCGGTAGCCACGAGCAGGTGCACGCCAATGGCTGCTCGCCCCGTAGTGTCTTCGCAGGGACCAATTTTTATTTCCGAAACCGTACCGACAATGGTTTCAGTCACAGTAGGGGTCGCTTGCCGGGCGACGCCTTGCATTCTTCCGATACCTCGTTGGGCTAATGCGTTCGAGGTAAACAGGGCGGTCGACATTAAGGTGACCGAAACGATCATGGAATGAAATCTCACGGCTCACTTCTCCTTTCGATGAATCAAGAGCACTTTTTGCAGATCGCTATATTTTGCAACCTGCAAGGATTGCACAGCAGCCAGCCAGTGCTTTGGCCAACAGCAACCAATTGCGATTCAAATTGCTTACTTGAAACACAGGAAGCAATGACTGGTTGCTGGGCTGGTCACGCGACCAACCGAAAGAAGATATAACGCACGTTGCGTGCCAAATGCTAATTTACCCTTCGAAATTCATCGCGCGCAGTTTGTAGATGAGTCCTCGGCGACTGATTCCCAGTTTGCGGGCTGCGATGGTACGATTCCCCTCGCATTCTTCGAGGGTGGCCAATATGGTCGCTCGCTCGACTTGCGACAAACGCCCCAGTTCGTCGCCGGAATCGTCGACAACCAATGCTTGCACCTTGGCAGGAAGATGCTCCGGCATCACGACATCGCCGCGACACAACAAACAGGCCCGCTGAATGGCATTTCGTAGTTCACGCACGTTGCCTGGCCACTCGTAGGCCAATAGGCAGTTCAACGCTTGGGGCGACAGCCGGATCGCCGCCCCGACAAACTCGCTTCCCCATTTACGGACTAAAGCTGGGATGTCCTCACGACGATCGCGGAGCGGCGGAACATTCAGCTCCACCACATTCAATCGATAGTACAGATCTTCGCGAAACGTGTTATCTTTGACCGCCTGCTCCAAGTTTTTGTTTGTCGCAGCGACAAGCCGCACATCGACCGGCACGGGTCGATCGGCCCCGACAGGCGTCACCTCTTTGGCTTCCAACGCCCGCAGTAACTTTGGCTGCAAGTGCATTGGAAGCTCCCCAATTTCGTCGAGAAACAAAGTGCTTCCCTCAGCAGCACGAAAATAGCCTTCGCGAGTTGTCGAAGCCCCGGTAAAGGCACCTTTCACGTGACCAAACAACTCGCTTTCAATCAACGTTTCCGGCAAGCCTGCACAATTTGCAGCAATCAAAGGCTTCGCTGCGCGATGGCTCCATCGATGAATCAGATCGGCAATCACTTCTTTGCCGACTCCGCTTTCGCCCATTACGAGCACAGGAGCATCGGAAGCTGCGACCAGCGCGGCCGTTCGCAGTACTGCTTGCATGGCCGCACTCTCGGCGACTACGTTCTCTGGTAGATTCGGAAGCTCACCATCGACCTTCTCCTCTTCAAGCCGCCCCAGAGCATCGGTCACCGCGATCTGTAGTTCATCGAGATCGATCGGTTTGCTCAGATAGTCATCGGCTCCGCTCTTCACTGCTTCCACGGCTTGTCGGATATCGGCAAATCCGGTAATCAGCAGCACAGGAAGTTCAGTATGATTCAGTCGAATGCGACGGAGCGTTTCTAAACCATCGATCCCTCCCAGGCGAACATCAAGCAGCACCATATCGGGAGCACTTTCACTTATCCTCTCGAGCGCCGCCTCGCCCGAGGCAGCTTCCACGATCGCGAGCCCCCACGATTGCAGGGCGCTGGCTAGTAGCTCGCGCTGCGGGGCTTCGTCGTCGACAATCAAGATGGTTTGACTAGCTTGCTCCACGAACACCCTCGATGGTAAATAGCGCACCCCCTTCGGGGCGCTGCTGATATTGTACGGTCCAGCCCTGTTCTTGCGAAAGACGCGAGACAATCGCCAGCCCTAACCCTGCTCCTCCTTGGCGTGTCGTCGAGTAAGGGGAAAACAGACTTTCCACCAGCTTATCGTCGACGCCAGGACCTACATCAGCAACGGAAATACGAATCGCGTTACCCGAGGACCTTGCCACCTGCACTTCCACGGTTTCGCCTGCGGGAGAAAAAGCGATGGCATTCTGCAAGAGATTAAACAGAATCTGCCGCAGCAAATTACCATCCGCTTGGACGACTTCGCATCCACTGTCGACCTTAAGCCGCAGTTCTAAGTCGGCCCCTTCCAAATCAGGCTGCAACAGCATCTGCAACTCTTCGATCAGCGGCACCAGCGCAACTGGCTTTAATTCGGCCGCCTGAGGTCTGGCGTAAGCGAGAAACTGGTTGATGCGCGACGTTACGCGGTCGCACTCTTCCATCATGAGCCGCAACCGCGGTCGATAGTCTCGCATCGAACCATCGGAGCCGTTGCCGATGATGGTCTGTAGGCCAGCTCGAATCACACCGAGAGGGTTGCGCGTTTCGTGAGCCAACCCCGATGCAGCCTGGCTCAGGTCTTCGAGCCGTTTCTTCTCGGCCTTGAGTAGCACGGTTTGCGATTGCGACTCCATCGACTTCACCAATGCCCGCCAGGCCAAGCCAAGGGCAGCAAGCACCACCCCGCTCGCAACAACAACAATCACACGCAGGTGTGCGGCCGACTGAATCGCCGCGTCGGCCGCGGTGCGATCTACCAGCAAAGTGAGTTGCAACTCCAGAGGATGGCTCTCTTCACCGAGATTGTGTCCCCACCCGGGGCCCCCTCCGCCGCCCCCCCCTTGGCCTTGTCCCCGGGGTAACACTTGGATCGTCACCCGCTCGCTGGTTTGTAATCCCTGAGTCAACCAAGTAGGTGACTTATCGGTCGAGGCAAGCCATTCGGTATGGCCCGAATCAATCGAGAACCAGCCATCGTCGTCGCGAATGCGAACAGCGAGAATTCCCGACTTGCCCGTGATTTCGTCCATGATTGCCTGGATCTGCTCTTCAATCACGCGGCCGAGACGTCGATGAGCGCGGGCCCCGCCTAGCAGTGCTTGGCGAAGCATTTCCGACTGTCGGATCAAATCGCCCTGAATGCGTTCGCGTTCATGCCCAAATTCATGATGTTGCCAGGCCGCGATGCCTCCCCAGACGACGGCGAGCACCAGCAGCACAGCAGCCTTTCTGGTTGTTTTAAGCATGGCACTTTCCGATGGCCTGGCAAGAAGAGTGATTCATTATCTATCTCTATTCTACTTGAGCGAACGCGTGACTCGTAGCGTCTACAGCGCTGCAACTTTTGCACACCTTGGTGACTTGGATCTCGCATTCATTGCTCGCTCGCGTCCACATCGCCTCGCAAAACTTGACTCTTGGTTGGTGGCAAACCGAATGTTCTTGTGTTACAGGGCCGAACGTCGCGAATCATGAATAGTTGGCCCAGCAGTTGCAATTAGTACTCCCCAAACTGCGGCAACCGGCATGCCGTTTCTTCTCTTGGATGCCGACTTATCACAAAATGTTGCGAACCGATGGTTGGCATTTTTTGCTGGCTAGGCGATTCGCAAGAAAGGAGCGACGGAGATGAGTTCAAGGACCAGATTCCACAAACGCCACGGACAGTACCGCACTAGCCGACAGCTTCGGAGCGAATCGCTGGAAAGACGCGAGGTGCTATCGGCGGCCGGGCTGTGCGATGGCGTTGGCGACGCGCTCGGCAACGGGCCACAGGCCAATGCTGGCGAAGGCCAGGCGGCACAGGTGGGCTCGCAAGATTGTACCCAATCGCAAGATGGGCAGGCCGCGCAAGTTCGCCAGACCGGCAAGTCTCAAGAGCATCACGACAAGATGCAGCAGAAGCAACAAGAAAAAGACTGCACGAGCAATGCCGACTGCCCGGTCGCCACCGAGCTAGCAGACATCGAAGTCACCGATCTGCTGCACATGCGGGAAGAGGAAAAGCTGGCCCGCGATGTGTACCAAACGCTGGGTGATATGTACGGGGTGGATCTCTTTGAGAACATTGCCGCATCCGAACAGCAACACATGGACTCCGTGGGACAATTGCTCGAGAAATACGGCCTCGAGGATCCCGTGGGCGACAATGGGGTAGGTGTGTTCGAAAGCACCACTCTGCAAGGCATGTACGATGCTTTGATTAAGCAAGGATCGAACTCGCTAAGTGATGCCTATCAGGTGGGTATCACCATCGAGGAGCTCGATATCGAAGATCTTCAGTTCGCGATTGAAGAAACGACTCATGCCGACATCGAGCAGGTCTATACCCATCTGCTCAACGGTTCGCAGAACCATCTGGAAGCCTTTACCGCGGCTCTCGCAGGCACAGCGGGAACTGGCAATGGTACCGGTAGCGGAACTGGCACTTGCACCGGAGACGGCAGTGCCAACACGCAAGCCGGACAAGGTGGTCAGGCGGAAGCAGCAGGGCAGGGAGGTGCCAACAGCCAGAATGCGGCCGGCCAGAATGGTTCGAATGGCCAGCAATCGCAGACTCGCCAGGCAGCTCAACAGGCGACCAACCAGAGCTCGCAACAAACGCAGACACAACAATCGCAACAACTGCGAGATCAAGCCTTTGCAAAGCTGGGAACCGAAGTGGGCGACCAACTTCGCCTGCGTAAACTCGATCGCCTGGCAAAGGCCCTGTAACCACTCAGGACCTGTCGATTACCTTAGCAACAAGCAACGCCTGGTACACGCAACGTGTGCCAGGCGTTGTTCTTTGGGTCACACTTTATTCAGCATCTCAATAGAACAGGCCTTTGATCTCGTCGATCGAAGGCCTGTTGGTTCTTGATTGTGGAAGCAGTTAGACTTGTACGGTAGCGAATCTCCTACAGCTCTCCCCCCAAGCCGGCTCCTCGGCCGCCCCCGCCGCCACCACGTCCCATGCCGCCTTGGCCGCCGCCCATCCCACGTCCTGGACCTCTACCTCCTCCTTGTCCCTGACCGCGCCCGAAACCTCCTCCACCGCCGAAACCACCAGCGTGTTCCGCTTCCTCACCGAAAGACGCGGTGTCATGGTCTTCGGACTTGGCTCCAATGCGTCCCCAGCCGCGCGATTCGGGATACTCCTCTCGAATCACGTCGAACAACTCGCTGGGTGTCTGCTGCTTTTGCTCGGCAATTTCGGCAACCGTCAAGCTGGTGTTGGTCACGTCGTAGCCGTTCGAGGCCAGGGCCGTCGAGACCTGATCGGAAGTTAGGAAGATATGATCCGCTAGTTCGGCCAGCGTTAGCTCTTCGGCGTGGGCGACCGGCGGGTTGGCGCTGCCGCTTGTGTTGTCCTGTTCCCAATAGTCTTTGACTTCG containing:
- a CDS encoding DUF2513 domain-containing protein; this encodes MTWAGHDFLDSIRSNEVWNDTKKSIANAGVGVTLAIITELAKTCIKQKLGLE
- a CDS encoding sigma-54-dependent transcriptional regulator, with product MEQASQTILIVDDEAPQRELLASALQSWGLAIVEAASGEAALERISESAPDMVLLDVRLGGIDGLETLRRIRLNHTELPVLLITGFADIRQAVEAVKSGADDYLSKPIDLDELQIAVTDALGRLEEEKVDGELPNLPENVVAESAAMQAVLRTAALVAASDAPVLVMGESGVGKEVIADLIHRWSHRAAKPLIAANCAGLPETLIESELFGHVKGAFTGASTTREGYFRAAEGSTLFLDEIGELPMHLQPKLLRALEAKEVTPVGADRPVPVDVRLVAATNKNLEQAVKDNTFREDLYYRLNVVELNVPPLRDRREDIPALVRKWGSEFVGAAIRLSPQALNCLLAYEWPGNVRELRNAIQRACLLCRGDVVMPEHLPAKVQALVVDDSGDELGRLSQVERATILATLEECEGNRTIAARKLGISRRGLIYKLRAMNFEG
- a CDS encoding sensor histidine kinase, whose translation is MLKTTRKAAVLLVLAVVWGGIAAWQHHEFGHERERIQGDLIRQSEMLRQALLGGARAHRRLGRVIEEQIQAIMDEITGKSGILAVRIRDDDGWFSIDSGHTEWLASTDKSPTWLTQGLQTSERVTIQVLPRGQGQGGGGGGGPGWGHNLGEESHPLELQLTLLVDRTAADAAIQSAAHLRVIVVVASGVVLAALGLAWRALVKSMESQSQTVLLKAEKKRLEDLSQAASGLAHETRNPLGVIRAGLQTIIGNGSDGSMRDYRPRLRLMMEECDRVTSRINQFLAYARPQAAELKPVALVPLIEELQMLLQPDLEGADLELRLKVDSGCEVVQADGNLLRQILFNLLQNAIAFSPAGETVEVQVARSSGNAIRISVADVGPGVDDKLVESLFSPYSTTRQGGAGLGLAIVSRLSQEQGWTVQYQQRPEGGALFTIEGVRGAS
- a CDS encoding ferritin-like domain-containing protein, translating into MSSRTRFHKRHGQYRTSRQLRSESLERREVLSAAGLCDGVGDALGNGPQANAGEGQAAQVGSQDCTQSQDGQAAQVRQTGKSQEHHDKMQQKQQEKDCTSNADCPVATELADIEVTDLLHMREEEKLARDVYQTLGDMYGVDLFENIAASEQQHMDSVGQLLEKYGLEDPVGDNGVGVFESTTLQGMYDALIKQGSNSLSDAYQVGITIEELDIEDLQFAIEETTHADIEQVYTHLLNGSQNHLEAFTAALAGTAGTGNGTGSGTGTCTGDGSANTQAGQGGQAEAAGQGGANSQNAAGQNGSNGQQSQTRQAAQQATNQSSQQTQTQQSQQLRDQAFAKLGTEVGDQLRLRKLDRLAKAL
- a CDS encoding DUF4405 domain-containing protein, with amino-acid sequence MSQNTSTLSPIEQLRAAAGSGKPVTTTSKVFGLRAFTSMLLSVSFLVLCVSGIVLFLTPRGRVANWTGWTLLGLDKHEWSSLHVNNSILFIIMAATHLVLNWSVLMRYLKNKKVPGIHKWKELTVALGVAGLCVAGPIFSVPPFSSLMAFNDEVKDYWEQDNTSGSANPPVAHAEELTLAELADHIFLTSDQVSTALASNGYDVTNTSLTVAEIAEQKQQTPSELFDVIREEYPESRGWGRIGAKSEDHDTASFGEEAEHAGGFGGGGGFGRGQGQGGGRGPGRGMGGGQGGMGRGGGGGGRGAGLGGEL